The genomic DNA AATAAAGGGTCCTATTCCTTTGCCTACAAAGATAAAAAAATATACTGTTTTGCGTTCTCCTCATGTTAATAAAAAATCAAGAGAGCAATTTGAAATGAGAACTCATAAGAGACTTATTGATATTTTAGATCCTACTTCTGCTTTGATGGATTCTTTGATGAAATTGGAGCTTCCTGCGGGTG from Borrelia turcica IST7 includes the following:
- the rpsJ gene encoding 30S ribosomal protein S10 yields the protein MIAKDKIRVRLFSFDVKILDQSAESIVRAVQKSKAQIKGPIPLPTKIKKYTVLRSPHVNKKSREQFEMRTHKRLIDILDPTSALMDSLMKLELPAGVEVDIK